CAGGATGTTGACGGATGGGACCTTTTTTTCGAACCCTCGATTGCTGGGAATAATTGAAAACTGCAAAAAACGAAATGCTTCTTTACACCTTATGGGACTGGTTCAGGATCAGGGGGTACATGCAACTGAAGAGCACCTGTATGCCTTGCTGAAATTAGCAAGGCAGCGGGAGTTCTTTAATGTTTTCATACATTTTTTTTCCGATGGTCGTGACACTCCACCTCAAAGCGCCATAAAATATTTAGAATACCTCGAAGGGTACATGAAAGATATTGGTGTGGGTGCTATAGCGTCGATAATAGGGAGATATTATGCCATGGACAGGGACCGTAATTGGGACAGGACCCGGCTTGCATACGAAGCATTGACTTCTGGCAAGGGCTTGCGTGCCGCATCTGCAAGGGAAGCAATTGAATCGGCGTATTCCAGGGTGAACACGATGATTCATGGGGGGAAAACAACAGAAGGAAAGTCTGACACATTGGTTGAGACTGATGAATTCATTCGGCCGACACTTATTACTGATAAGAACAAAATTCCCATAGGATGTGTCAGGCCAAAGGACTCCGTGATTTTTTTCAATTACAGACAGGACCGTGCAGTACAATTGTCCATGGCTTTTGTTGAAGAAGATTTTAAGCAGTTTGACCGGGGTCCACGCCTTGATATTGACTTTCTGGGATTCACACAATATTATGATTCATTTCAATATTCTCTCATACCTCCTATGGACATGTCGAATATACTTGGGGAAGTTTTATCAAAACATGGTTTATGGCAGTTACGAATTTCTGAGACCCAAAAATTTGCTCACGTGACAAGTTTTTTAAACAGTAAGAAGGAAGAACCTTTTGATAGAGAGGACCGGATTCTCGTCGACAGTCCGAAAGTTCCGGAAGCAAGTCAGCCGGAGATGAGCGCGTATGAGGTTACGGAAATAGTTTTAAAAGCGATAAAAGACGGGATTGGTGCTGTCAGGAAGTATGCGAAGGGAAAAGATAATGTAACCATATATGAGAGCGTTGCTCCCTTTTCCGACAGGGAGAGGCTAAATTCCACGTATGATGTGATTATTCTTAATTTCGTTAACGGTGACATGGTCGGTCATACGGGAGATTTCAATGCGGCAGTGAAGGCCATTGAAGTTGTTGACGAGTGTGTTGGAAAAGTTGTTCGTGCGTCACTTGCTTCCGATGGTATTATTTTAATTACCGCTGATCACGGAAATGCTGAACAGATGATAGATCAAAAAACTGGTGGTCCAATGACTTCACATTCGCTGAATGATGTAGAATTCATTTATATAGCTAATAAATATAACGGGGTGAAATTGGTGGATAGGGGTATTTTATCAGATATTGCGCCTACAATGTTAGAGATACTAAAAATTGAGCAACCACCTGAAATGACGGCCCAGAGTCTCATTTGTAAAAATTAAATTGTTAATTCTTTCAAATCCGTTTTTGTTATTTCCGCTGCGTTAACCTTGGTAGGTATATCCATACCGTACCGCCTTTATATTTTCTTCGATGAATCTCTTTGGGAATTCTGCCTCGAAATTTACCGCCCCTATATCAATTTCGATTTTGTTTAATAATTTGCCCGGTGCAATCATATTCACAAAGATAGGACTGTTGAAATGTTCTGTAGAAATATGTAAAAATAGTTGAATTCAATTAAAATTGTTGTACTATAAAGGTTTATTTTACAATTAAATAAAGATAAATTTCATAGTACACTTTTAATTGCCGATTATTTACTAAGAACCCCTGTGAAAGTAAAATGATTAACAAAAAGTTGACAATCCTTCATATCAATAAATTTCACTATTTTCGAGGTGGTGCTGAAACGGTTTATTTCAATACAGCACGTATCTTGGAATCCCACGGACATCGGTCTGTGTTTTTTTCCATGCATCATACTCAAAATATCCCTTGTGAGACCGGTAATTACTTTATCCCCCATGTAGAATTAGACGAAATTAACAGGAACTGTAGTTCCATGCATCAACTGAAAATTGCAGGAAGGATTTTTTATTCATTTAAAGCAAAGAAACTTCTTTCTCAATTATTAGACGCATACCCTGTGGACATTGCTCACCTTCATAATATTTACCATCAAATTTCTCCATCGATTTTGCATGTACTGAAAAAAAGAAAGATACCGATAGTCATGACACTCCATGATTATAAAATGGTGTGCGCTACCTATAACCTTTACACTCATGGTAAACCTTGTGATGACTGTTCCGGTAGGAAATATTTTATGGCAATAAAAAACAGGTGTGTAAAAAATTCATTTTCTAAAAGCTTAGTAAGTACCTTAGAGATGTATTTGCATCACAGAGTACTTGATATCTATAGACATGTAGATATTTTTATTTCTCCAAGCCGTTTTCTGAAGAATAAGCTTTTGGAAATGGGGTTCAAAAAAGAAATATTTTATTTGCCTAACTATATTGATAGGGAAAAATTGAGGACGTTTGACGGTGATGCAGGGAAAGAAAAAGTAAAGAGTGAAAACTCTATTGTCTATTTTGGCAGGCTTTCCAGGGAAAAAGGGCTGATGACACTTTTTGAAGCGATAAAATTGTTGCGTTCCCAGGGTGAGGATAAAATAAAAGTTAAGATTATCGGAGATGGTCCGTTGAGAAATAGTCTTGAGTTAATGACTAAGAGTGAAGGATTACAGAATATTCATTTTTTGGGATATAAAATGAGAGACGAGCTAAAAGATGAAATAATACGGTCCTTGTTTGTAATTCTTCCCTCCGGATGTTATGAAAATAATCCCATGTCCGTCTTAGAGTCATTTGCCCTTGGAAAGCCGGTAATAGCTTCACGAATAGGCGGCATACCTGAAATAGTGAGAAACGATGTTACGGGAGAGACTTTTGAACCTGGAGATGCAAAGGACTTGTGCGCAAAAATTGAGTATTTATTAAGACGCCCTGATAAGATCGTGGAAATGGGTAAAAACGCCAGAATATTTGTAGAGCAAGAGCTGAATGAGAAACAATATTATGAGCGTCTTTTGGGAGTATATCACCGGGTTTTAAGTCACAAATAAAAACCTGCATACATCAGAATTTTAAAAGTATTGTGTCATATATATCCTTATGGTATATGGTACCGGAGTTTTTTTGAGCTCCGAAAGACCTTTCCCCAACCCTCAACGGGAAAAATAGATAAAACCTCACTGGTAAAATCATGAGTAGAAGCTTCCGGAAATTGATGGACCTCTATAGGCAGGTTGGGATCATAAAATCAGTGAAAAAGTTGCTCTATTTTATGATGGCTAAAATATACGTAAAAAATAATGACCTTGTACTCGTAAAAAACTTAAATGATGAAGTTGAGAATTTTGAAGAAAATAAACTTCAAATATATACCATAACTGAAGACCATCTCTCCATGTTAAAACAATTTAATGCGAAATACCGAAACAGGGAAAATGTTATTGCGTCGGGTAAGTATTTAAAAAATAACTATCATGGATTTGCGACCTCTTTTAACAATGAAATGATTGGATACTGGTGGTGGGTAGACAACACGATTGCTCCACAAATAACTCATCCATGCATTTGCCGTTTTCGTCTCAACTTGAAAGAAGACGAGGTATACGGATTTGATTACTTTATAGTGCCTCCATATAGGGGACAGGGTTATGCCGTCAAATTTCTTACTATGATTTACTCTCAGTTAAAAAAGAAGGGATATAATCGAATCTGGTGTTATGTTGATGTGAAAAATAGACCTGCTCGACGGCTTTATGAAAAAAATGGTTATGAAGTTGTTAAGAGAGTTGTCAGTTACGAGATATTTTCCTTATTCTTATTTCAGGATAACGATGTCTTTATCAGGAACATGAGATGGAATTCAAGACTCCCATTTGATCATCGGTTCCTTTTTTCATTAAAGTCCAAGGTTGACTCAACGGGGACATGATTTTTAGAAAGCCTTACGGGTGAATGGTTGTTTAAAATACCTGTTTGTGGAAACAGGGAGGACT
The Candidatus Brocadiaceae bacterium DNA segment above includes these coding regions:
- a CDS encoding GNAT family N-acetyltransferase — protein: MSRSFRKLMDLYRQVGIIKSVKKLLYFMMAKIYVKNNDLVLVKNLNDEVENFEENKLQIYTITEDHLSMLKQFNAKYRNRENVIASGKYLKNNYHGFATSFNNEMIGYWWWVDNTIAPQITHPCICRFRLNLKEDEVYGFDYFIVPPYRGQGYAVKFLTMIYSQLKKKGYNRIWCYVDVKNRPARRLYEKNGYEVVKRVVSYEIFSLFLFQDNDVFIRNMRWNSRLPFDHRFLFSLKSKVDSTGT
- the gpmI gene encoding 2,3-bisphosphoglycerate-independent phosphoglycerate mutase; this encodes MVKPLVLIIRDGWGIGDKNHSGNAVARAKTPNTDSFLSKYPNTCLGASGEDVGIVPNAQGSSEVGHLNIGAGRIVEQEISRLNRMLTDGTFFSNPRLLGIIENCKKRNASLHLMGLVQDQGVHATEEHLYALLKLARQREFFNVFIHFFSDGRDTPPQSAIKYLEYLEGYMKDIGVGAIASIIGRYYAMDRDRNWDRTRLAYEALTSGKGLRAASAREAIESAYSRVNTMIHGGKTTEGKSDTLVETDEFIRPTLITDKNKIPIGCVRPKDSVIFFNYRQDRAVQLSMAFVEEDFKQFDRGPRLDIDFLGFTQYYDSFQYSLIPPMDMSNILGEVLSKHGLWQLRISETQKFAHVTSFLNSKKEEPFDREDRILVDSPKVPEASQPEMSAYEVTEIVLKAIKDGIGAVRKYAKGKDNVTIYESVAPFSDRERLNSTYDVIILNFVNGDMVGHTGDFNAAVKAIEVVDECVGKVVRASLASDGIILITADHGNAEQMIDQKTGGPMTSHSLNDVEFIYIANKYNGVKLVDRGILSDIAPTMLEILKIEQPPEMTAQSLICKN
- a CDS encoding glycosyltransferase family 4 protein, producing the protein MINKKLTILHINKFHYFRGGAETVYFNTARILESHGHRSVFFSMHHTQNIPCETGNYFIPHVELDEINRNCSSMHQLKIAGRIFYSFKAKKLLSQLLDAYPVDIAHLHNIYHQISPSILHVLKKRKIPIVMTLHDYKMVCATYNLYTHGKPCDDCSGRKYFMAIKNRCVKNSFSKSLVSTLEMYLHHRVLDIYRHVDIFISPSRFLKNKLLEMGFKKEIFYLPNYIDREKLRTFDGDAGKEKVKSENSIVYFGRLSREKGLMTLFEAIKLLRSQGEDKIKVKIIGDGPLRNSLELMTKSEGLQNIHFLGYKMRDELKDEIIRSLFVILPSGCYENNPMSVLESFALGKPVIASRIGGIPEIVRNDVTGETFEPGDAKDLCAKIEYLLRRPDKIVEMGKNARIFVEQELNEKQYYERLLGVYHRVLSHK